A window of the Helianthus annuus cultivar XRQ/B chromosome 4, HanXRQr2.0-SUNRISE, whole genome shotgun sequence genome harbors these coding sequences:
- the LOC110933617 gene encoding uncharacterized protein LOC110933617: MEKALERYGVTHRLSTAYHPQTSGQVENANRGMKRILEKTVGKSRKDWSDKLDDALWAFRTAFKTPLGTTPFMIVYGKACHLPVELEHRALWALKTVNLDLTEAARKRFFQIPELEALCDAAYDRSWSIKEKSKTLHDRRLRKLKEFKVGDQVLLFNSRLKLIAGKLKSRWSGPYVVKEVFPYGTVELFDEKNSNAWKVNGHRLKHYLGGPIDTAEEETVPLSDPPSTTA, from the coding sequence ATGGAGAAGGCGTTGGAGAGGTATGGAGTTACGCACCGCTTGTCTACCGcgtaccatccgcaaacgagCGGTCAAGTGGAGAACGCGAATCGAGGTATGAAGAGGattttagagaaaacggtaggtAAGAGTCGAAAGGATTGGTCCGACAAGTTGGACGATGCGTTATGGGCATTCCGCACCGCCTTTAAGACGCCATTAGGAACTACGCCATTTATGATCGTTTATGGGAAAGCGTGCCATTTACCGGTCGAGTTAGAGCATCGGGCTCTTTGGGCACTCAAAACGGTGAATTTAGATTTGACAGAGGCCGCTAGGAAACGATTTTTCCAAATTCCTGAGTTGGAGGCGCTTTGTGACGCCGCGTATGATCGTTCGTGGAGTATCAAGGAAAAGTCGAAAACTTTGCATGATAGAAGGTTGCGGAAGTTGAAGGAGTTTAAAGTAGGCGATCAAGTGCTTTTGTTTAATTCGAGACTGAAGTTGATTGCCGGAAAGTTGAAGTCGAGATGGTCCGGGCCGTATGTCGTGAAGGAGGTTTTCCCGTACGGCACTGTGGAGTTGTTTGATGAAAAGAATTCGAATGCGTGGAAAGTGAATGGACATAGGTTGAAGCACTACTTAGGGGGTCCCATCGACACCGCCGAAGAGGAAACCGTTCCTCTTTCGGACCCGCCTAGCACCACCGCGTAG